From one Streptomyces sp. NBC_01478 genomic stretch:
- a CDS encoding helix-turn-helix transcriptional regulator, with translation MTTMAQETVTEATAGAAAHAAVAPQTASTVRRHELAAFLRHRREHITPEQVGLPRGTRRRTPGLRREEVAQLAAVGVTWYTWLEQARDIQVSVQVLDALARTLLLDPSERAHLFQLADATDPRPATVCPVVTPALRAMLDQLDPIPACLQNARYDILAYNRTYGMLLCDMDAVPPEDRNCMILSYTHEEWRSSIVHLEKSQRLMAARFRGSMADHLADPSWKTLLKRLRTSPEFCEVWDRHEVMGASPRRKEFRNPHVGRITVDHSDLWLGPSRGPRMVTYAPADEESRERLERLHAIAQAR, from the coding sequence ATGACGACCATGGCACAGGAGACGGTGACAGAGGCGACGGCGGGTGCGGCGGCTCATGCGGCGGTCGCTCCGCAGACCGCGTCGACAGTCCGGCGGCACGAACTCGCCGCGTTCCTGCGCCACCGCCGTGAGCACATCACCCCCGAGCAGGTCGGCCTGCCGCGCGGTACCCGGCGCCGTACACCCGGCCTGCGCCGCGAGGAGGTCGCGCAGCTCGCCGCGGTCGGCGTCACCTGGTACACGTGGCTCGAACAGGCGCGGGACATCCAGGTCTCCGTACAGGTCCTCGACGCGCTGGCCCGCACCCTGCTGCTCGACCCGAGCGAGCGCGCCCACCTCTTCCAGCTCGCCGACGCCACCGACCCGCGACCGGCGACGGTCTGCCCGGTCGTCACCCCCGCCCTGCGGGCGATGCTGGACCAGTTGGACCCGATCCCGGCCTGTCTGCAGAACGCGCGGTACGACATCCTCGCCTACAACCGCACCTACGGGATGCTGCTGTGCGACATGGACGCCGTGCCGCCCGAGGACCGCAACTGCATGATCCTCTCCTACACGCACGAGGAGTGGCGGTCCTCGATCGTGCACCTGGAGAAGAGCCAGCGCCTCATGGCCGCACGCTTCCGCGGCTCGATGGCCGACCACCTCGCCGACCCGAGCTGGAAGACCCTGCTCAAACGACTGCGCACGTCCCCCGAGTTCTGCGAGGTCTGGGACCGCCACGAGGTCATGGGCGCCAGCCCCCGCCGCAAGGAGTTCCGCAACCCCCACGTGGGCCGCATCACGGTCGACCACTCAGACCTCTGGCTGGGCCCGTCGAGGGGCCCGAGGATGGTGACGTACGCCCCGGCGGACGAGGAGTCGCGAGAACGCCTGGAGAGGCTGCACGCAATAGCACAGGCGAGGTGA
- a CDS encoding MFS transporter, with amino-acid sequence MTETIASRTVRSPAAAPVLSGLGLFTVLLAAALPLIDFFIVNVALPTIGKDLSASEAVLELVVAGYGVSYAVLLVLGGRLGDLFGRRRLFLGGMAAFGVTSLACGLAPTAWTLVAARIAQGAASAAMLPQVLATIQSATQGPRRAKAMGLYGATAGLAMVAGQILGGVLVAADIAGTGWRAVFLVNVPVVVAGLFLAAKVVPETRSQHPEPVDVPGTFLLAASLLALLVPLTEGRAAGWPLWTWLSLAAFPGIASAFYAVERRADRQGRTPLVPPSLLALTSLRRGLVMILPFAIGFSGFMFVIAVALQSGAGLGPIAAGLALVPLAVTFFLASLAGPRLVTRYGTRVVTAGSVIQAVGLGLIVLAVWRSWPHLGFVELLPGAAVAGAGQALQLPIIFRIILSEVPPARAGVGAGVMVTTQQSALALGVATLGTLFLSLVPGMGMRDALAITLLAQLAGVVLTGLLSLRLPRTIG; translated from the coding sequence GTGACCGAAACCATCGCTTCCCGCACCGTCCGATCCCCGGCGGCGGCACCCGTGCTCAGCGGCCTCGGACTGTTCACGGTGCTGCTGGCCGCGGCGCTGCCCCTCATCGACTTCTTCATCGTGAACGTGGCCCTGCCGACCATCGGCAAGGACCTCTCGGCGAGCGAGGCCGTCCTCGAACTCGTCGTCGCCGGCTACGGAGTCTCGTACGCCGTGCTGCTCGTCCTCGGCGGCCGGCTCGGTGACCTGTTCGGCCGCCGTCGGCTGTTCCTGGGCGGGATGGCCGCCTTCGGCGTGACCTCGCTTGCGTGCGGGCTCGCGCCCACCGCGTGGACGCTGGTCGCCGCGCGGATCGCGCAGGGCGCGGCGTCCGCGGCGATGCTCCCGCAGGTGCTGGCCACCATCCAGTCCGCGACCCAGGGCCCGCGCCGCGCCAAGGCGATGGGCCTGTACGGCGCGACCGCCGGCCTCGCCATGGTGGCCGGGCAGATCCTCGGCGGGGTCCTGGTCGCCGCCGACATAGCCGGTACCGGCTGGCGCGCGGTGTTCCTGGTGAACGTGCCGGTCGTCGTCGCCGGACTGTTCCTGGCCGCCAAGGTCGTACCGGAGACGCGTTCCCAGCACCCGGAGCCCGTGGACGTCCCCGGCACGTTCCTGCTCGCCGCGTCCCTGCTGGCGCTGCTCGTGCCGCTGACCGAGGGCCGGGCGGCGGGCTGGCCGCTGTGGACGTGGCTGTCGCTGGCCGCGTTCCCGGGGATCGCGTCGGCGTTCTACGCGGTGGAGCGCAGGGCGGACCGGCAGGGCCGTACGCCGCTGGTGCCGCCGAGTCTGCTGGCGCTGACCTCGCTGCGGCGCGGGCTGGTGATGATCCTGCCGTTCGCGATCGGCTTCAGCGGGTTCATGTTCGTGATCGCGGTGGCGTTGCAGAGCGGCGCGGGTCTCGGGCCGATCGCGGCGGGGCTGGCGCTGGTGCCGCTGGCGGTGACCTTCTTCCTCGCCTCGCTCGCCGGGCCGCGCCTGGTGACGCGGTACGGCACGCGGGTCGTGACGGCCGGTTCGGTCATACAGGCAGTGGGCCTCGGACTGATCGTGCTGGCCGTGTGGCGCTCCTGGCCGCACCTCGGTTTCGTCGAACTGCTCCCGGGCGCGGCCGTCGCCGGTGCCGGTCAGGCGCTCCAACTGCCCATCATCTTCCGGATCATCCTGTCCGAGGTGCCGCCGGCCCGTGCCGGTGTGGGCGCGGGCGTGATGGTCACCACCCAGCAGTCCGCGCTGGCGCTGGGCGTGGCCACGCTCGGCACCCTCTTCCTCTCCCTGGTCCCGGGCATGGGCATGCGGGACGCGCTGGCGATCACTCTGCTGGCACAGTTGGCGGGGGTCGTCCTGACCGGGCTGCTCAGCCTGCGGCTGCCGCGGACGATCGGCTGA
- a CDS encoding serine hydrolase domain-containing protein, with protein MSSLHDTLRRRVDDGTVPGAVGLVARGDDVEVVAVGSLDVEGTAPMARDSIFRIASVGKPVTAAAVLALVEDGRLALDAPVEEWLPELAKPTVVRTPSSPVEDVVPADRPITVEDLLSFRAGWGFPDDFSLPAVQALLAFQRDGRAPYLQPGPDEWLAALSRIPMVRQPGAAWLYNTGSDLQGVLVARASGSSFPDFLAERFFGPLGMTDTGFTVPESKRDRFTTAYTPGEQGTLEQADAPDGGFSRPPAFPSGAGGLVSTADDLLAFGRMLGADGTAPDGTPVLSPTSVSRMTTNHLTAAQRDASALFLEGQGWGYGGQVDVTPIDPWNVPGRYGWVGGTGTTAHVVPPTGTVTVLLTQVAMTSPTPTRLMREFWECAANG; from the coding sequence ATGAGCTCTCTCCACGACACCCTGCGGCGACGCGTCGACGACGGCACCGTGCCGGGGGCGGTGGGCCTGGTGGCCCGCGGCGACGACGTCGAGGTGGTCGCCGTCGGCTCCCTCGACGTCGAAGGCACCGCCCCGATGGCCCGCGACTCGATCTTCCGGATCGCCTCGGTCGGCAAGCCGGTCACGGCGGCGGCGGTGCTGGCGCTGGTGGAGGACGGGCGTCTCGCGCTGGACGCCCCGGTGGAGGAGTGGCTGCCGGAGCTGGCGAAGCCGACGGTGGTCCGCACGCCCTCCTCGCCGGTCGAGGACGTGGTTCCGGCGGACCGTCCGATCACGGTCGAGGACCTGCTGAGCTTCCGGGCCGGGTGGGGCTTCCCGGACGACTTCTCACTGCCGGCCGTCCAGGCGCTGCTCGCGTTCCAGCGGGACGGCCGCGCACCCTACCTCCAGCCCGGCCCCGACGAGTGGCTGGCCGCCCTGTCCCGGATCCCGATGGTGCGCCAGCCGGGCGCCGCGTGGCTCTACAACACCGGCTCGGACCTCCAGGGCGTCCTGGTCGCCCGCGCCTCGGGCTCGTCGTTCCCCGACTTCCTGGCGGAGCGGTTCTTCGGGCCGCTGGGCATGACGGACACGGGGTTCACGGTCCCGGAGTCGAAGCGGGACCGGTTCACCACCGCCTACACCCCGGGCGAGCAGGGCACCCTGGAGCAGGCGGACGCCCCGGACGGCGGCTTCAGCCGGCCCCCGGCCTTCCCGTCGGGCGCCGGCGGCCTGGTCTCGACGGCCGACGACCTGCTGGCGTTCGGCCGGATGCTCGGAGCCGACGGCACGGCGCCGGACGGCACCCCGGTCCTCTCCCCCACCTCCGTGAGCCGCATGACCACCAACCACCTCACCGCCGCCCAGCGCGACGCCTCGGCCCTCTTCCTGGAGGGCCAGGGCTGGGGCTACGGCGGCCAGGTCGACGTCACCCCGATCGACCCGTGGAACGTCCCCGGCCGCTACGGCTGGGTCGGCGGCACCGGCACGACGGCCCACGTCGTCCCCCCGACGGGCACGGTGACGGTCCTGCTGACCCAGGTGGCGATGACCAGCCCGACACCGACACGGCTGATGCGGGAGTTCTGGGAGTGTGCGGCGAACGGCTGA
- a CDS encoding TetR family transcriptional regulator, protein MAASETLTAERILEATEEVLRRHGPAKATVVDVARALGVSHGTVYRHFRTKAALREAVTQRWLDRTSQALSRFVTEDRDPEARVRDWLAGLFEAKRKKAGGDPELFATYSVLAEEAGEAVGAHIDELTGQLTAIIRSGVESGAFTVPDPAVAARAVFQATGRFHDPAYVREWRKPGVEGEFGALVELLLRGLRG, encoded by the coding sequence ATGGCAGCGAGCGAGACCCTGACCGCCGAGCGCATCCTCGAAGCGACCGAGGAGGTGCTGCGCCGCCACGGCCCGGCGAAAGCCACCGTGGTGGACGTGGCCCGCGCGCTCGGCGTCAGCCATGGCACCGTCTACCGGCACTTCCGTACGAAGGCGGCCCTGCGGGAGGCCGTCACCCAGCGCTGGCTGGACCGTACGTCGCAGGCGCTGTCCCGCTTCGTGACGGAGGACCGCGATCCGGAGGCCCGGGTGCGGGACTGGCTGGCGGGACTGTTCGAGGCCAAGCGGAAGAAGGCGGGCGGCGATCCCGAGCTGTTCGCCACGTACTCGGTGCTCGCGGAGGAAGCCGGCGAGGCGGTCGGCGCGCACATCGACGAGCTGACCGGCCAGCTCACCGCGATCATCCGGTCGGGCGTCGAGAGTGGCGCCTTCACGGTCCCGGACCCGGCCGTCGCCGCCCGCGCGGTGTTCCAGGCCACGGGCCGTTTCCACGATCCGGCGTATGTGCGGGAGTGGCGGAAGCCGGGTGTGGAGGGGGAGTTCGGGGCGTTGGTGGAGTTGTTGTTGCGGGGGTTGCGGGGCTGA
- a CDS encoding aldo/keto reductase, with protein MTIPTRSLGTTGPQVSALGLGCMGMSALYGEADRSESIATIHAALEAGVTLLDTGDFYAMGHNELLIGEALRTAPAARREQALTSVKFGALRGPDGGWSGYDGRPAAVKNFAAYSLQRLGVDHIDVYRIARVDPGVPIEETVGAIAELVEQGYVRHIGLSEAGADTIRRAAATAPIADVQLEYALITRGIEDRILPTTRELGISVTAYGVLSRGLISGHFTADRQLGASDYRTYSPRFQGDNLQHNLGLVEQLRKLAEQKGVSVAQLAIAWVLSRGEDIVPLVGARTRERLTESLGALDVVLDAADLAAIEAAVPADSALGGRYPAEAMAHLDSER; from the coding sequence ATGACGATTCCCACGCGCTCACTCGGAACCACCGGCCCCCAGGTCTCCGCCCTCGGCCTCGGCTGCATGGGCATGTCCGCGCTGTACGGCGAAGCGGACCGGAGCGAGTCCATCGCCACCATCCACGCCGCCCTCGAAGCGGGCGTCACGCTCCTCGACACCGGCGACTTCTACGCCATGGGCCACAACGAGCTGCTGATCGGCGAAGCCCTGCGCACCGCCCCCGCCGCCCGTCGCGAACAGGCGCTCACCAGCGTGAAGTTCGGGGCGCTGCGCGGTCCGGACGGGGGCTGGTCCGGCTACGACGGCAGGCCCGCCGCCGTGAAGAACTTCGCCGCGTACTCGCTGCAACGCCTCGGCGTCGACCACATCGACGTGTACCGGATCGCCCGGGTCGACCCCGGCGTACCGATCGAGGAGACGGTCGGCGCGATCGCCGAACTGGTCGAGCAGGGGTACGTCCGGCACATCGGCCTCAGCGAGGCCGGCGCCGACACGATCCGCCGGGCCGCCGCGACCGCGCCGATCGCGGATGTGCAGTTGGAGTACGCGCTGATCACGCGCGGCATCGAGGACCGCATCCTGCCCACCACCCGTGAGCTTGGCATCTCCGTCACCGCGTACGGCGTGCTGTCCCGCGGGCTGATCTCCGGGCACTTCACCGCCGACCGGCAGCTCGGCGCGAGCGACTACCGGACGTACTCGCCGCGCTTCCAGGGCGACAACCTCCAGCACAACCTCGGCCTGGTCGAGCAGTTGCGGAAGCTCGCCGAGCAGAAGGGCGTCTCCGTCGCGCAGCTCGCCATCGCCTGGGTGCTGTCGCGGGGCGAGGACATCGTGCCGCTGGTCGGCGCGCGGACCCGGGAGCGGCTGACGGAGTCGCTGGGCGCGCTGGACGTCGTCCTGGACGCGGCGGACCTGGCCGCGATCGAGGCGGCCGTACCGGCGGACTCGGCGTTGGGCGGCCGCTACCCCGCCGAGGCGATGGCGCACCTCGACAGCGAGCGCTGA
- a CDS encoding chitinase: MLRRALHLLAAALATACLAQLPVAGAASAADTCAVKSRPAGKVLQGYWENWDGSSNGVHPPFGWTPITNSAIAAHGYNVINAAFPVIRSDGTALWEDGMDAGVKVATPAEMCAAKASGQTILMSIGGAAAGIDLSSTTVANKFVSTIVPILKKYNFDGIDIDIETGLVGSGNITQLSTSQANLIRIIDGILAQMPSNFGLTTAPETAYVTGGSITYGSIWGAYLPIVKKYADNGRLWWLNMQYYNGSMYGCSGDSYSAGTVAGFTAQTDCLNKGLVVQGTTIKVPYDKQVPGLPAQSGAGGGYMTPSLVSQSWRHYGTSLKGLMTWSLNWDGSKNWTFGDNVKALQGR, encoded by the coding sequence ATGCTCCGCCGCGCCCTGCACCTGCTCGCCGCCGCCCTCGCGACGGCCTGTCTCGCCCAACTCCCCGTCGCCGGGGCCGCGTCCGCCGCCGACACCTGCGCCGTCAAGTCCCGCCCGGCCGGCAAGGTCCTCCAGGGCTACTGGGAGAACTGGGACGGCTCGTCCAACGGCGTCCACCCGCCCTTCGGCTGGACCCCGATCACCAACTCCGCGATCGCCGCGCACGGTTACAACGTGATCAACGCGGCCTTCCCGGTCATCCGTTCCGACGGAACGGCACTCTGGGAGGACGGCATGGACGCGGGCGTGAAGGTGGCCACGCCCGCCGAGATGTGCGCGGCGAAGGCCTCCGGCCAGACGATCCTGATGTCGATCGGCGGCGCGGCCGCGGGCATCGACCTCAGCTCGACCACCGTGGCGAACAAGTTCGTGTCGACGATCGTGCCGATCCTGAAGAAGTACAACTTCGACGGTATCGACATCGACATCGAGACGGGCCTGGTCGGCAGCGGAAACATCACCCAACTCTCCACGTCCCAGGCCAACTTGATCCGCATCATCGACGGCATCCTGGCCCAGATGCCCTCGAACTTCGGCCTGACGACGGCCCCGGAGACCGCGTACGTCACCGGCGGCAGCATCACGTACGGCTCGATCTGGGGCGCGTATCTGCCGATCGTGAAGAAGTACGCGGACAACGGCCGCCTGTGGTGGCTCAACATGCAGTACTACAACGGCAGCATGTACGGCTGCTCCGGCGACTCGTACTCGGCGGGCACGGTGGCGGGCTTCACCGCCCAGACCGACTGCCTCAACAAGGGCCTGGTCGTGCAGGGTACGACCATCAAGGTCCCGTACGACAAGCAAGTCCCGGGCCTGCCCGCCCAGTCGGGCGCGGGCGGCGGTTACATGACCCCGTCACTCGTCTCCCAGTCCTGGCGCCACTACGGCACGTCGCTCAAGGGCCTGATGACCTGGTCGCTCAACTGGGACGGCTCGAAGAACTGGACGTTCGGCGACAACGTGAAGGCGCTGCAAGGGCGTTGA
- a CDS encoding LysE family translocator, translating into MSLAFLLTTLVVVATPGTGVVYTLAAGLSRGRRASVLAAFACTLGIVPHVLATVVGLAALLNASAAAFQILKYAGVAYLLYMAWATVKDRAAIDVDQDSAPISAGRVIVRGVLINILNPKLTIFFFAFLPQFVSPDEPHSAVRMLALSGVFMLATFVVFAAYGVLAASVRSHVTSRPRVMTWLRRSFAGSFVALGAKLALTAR; encoded by the coding sequence ATGAGCCTCGCCTTCCTCCTCACCACCCTTGTCGTGGTCGCCACCCCCGGCACCGGCGTCGTCTACACCCTGGCCGCCGGTCTCTCCCGGGGCCGCCGTGCGAGCGTCCTCGCGGCCTTCGCCTGCACGCTCGGGATCGTGCCGCACGTGCTGGCCACCGTCGTCGGGCTGGCCGCGCTGCTGAACGCCAGTGCCGCCGCCTTCCAGATCCTCAAGTACGCCGGTGTCGCGTATCTCCTCTACATGGCGTGGGCAACTGTGAAGGACAGGGCGGCGATCGACGTCGACCAGGACAGCGCACCGATTTCCGCCGGCCGCGTGATCGTCCGGGGAGTGCTGATCAACATCCTCAACCCGAAGCTGACGATCTTCTTCTTCGCTTTCCTGCCGCAGTTCGTGAGTCCCGACGAACCCCACTCCGCCGTACGGATGTTGGCGCTCAGCGGAGTCTTCATGCTGGCGACGTTCGTCGTGTTCGCCGCGTACGGCGTCCTCGCCGCCTCCGTCCGCAGCCACGTCACCTCACGACCGAGGGTGATGACGTGGCTGCGGAGGAGCTTCGCGGGGTCGTTCGTGGCGCTGGGGGCGAAGCTCGCCCTCACGGCCAGGTGA
- a CDS encoding glycine--tRNA ligase, translating into MAADKIDTIVSLSKRRGFVFPSSEIYGGQRAAWDYGPLGVELKENLKRQWWRYMVTSREDVVGIDSSVILAPEVWVASGHVATFSDPLTECTSCHKRFRADHLEEAYEAKHGRAPEKGLADINCPNCGNKGQFTEPKEFSGLLSTHLGPTQDTGSVAYLRPETAQGIFTNFAQVQTTSRRKPPFGIAQMGKSFRNEITPGNFIFRTREFEQMEMEFFVKPGEDEKWQEYWMEQRWNWYTGLGLREENMRWYDHPKEKLSHYSKRTADIEYRFQFGGNEWGELEGVANRTDFDLNAHAKASGQDLSFFDQEAQERWTPYVIEPAAGVGRAMLAFLLDAYVEDEAPNAKGKLEKRTVLRLDHRLAPVKVAVLPLSRNPELSPKAKGLAAALRQNWNIEFDDAGAIGRRYRRQDEIGTPYCVTVDFDTLEDNAVTVRERDSMKQERVSLDQIEGYLAGRLVGA; encoded by the coding sequence GTGGCCGCCGACAAGATCGACACCATCGTCAGCCTGAGCAAGCGCCGTGGCTTCGTATTCCCCAGTAGTGAGATCTACGGCGGCCAGCGCGCCGCTTGGGACTACGGGCCACTGGGTGTCGAGCTCAAGGAGAACCTGAAGCGCCAGTGGTGGCGCTACATGGTGACGTCGCGCGAGGACGTGGTCGGTATCGACTCGTCCGTGATCCTGGCCCCCGAGGTGTGGGTCGCCTCCGGTCATGTCGCCACTTTCTCGGACCCGCTGACCGAGTGCACCTCCTGTCACAAGCGGTTCCGCGCGGACCACCTGGAGGAGGCGTATGAGGCCAAGCACGGCCGCGCCCCCGAGAAGGGCCTCGCCGACATCAACTGCCCCAACTGCGGCAACAAGGGCCAGTTCACCGAGCCCAAGGAGTTCTCCGGCCTGCTCTCCACCCACCTGGGCCCGACGCAGGACACCGGCTCCGTCGCCTATCTGCGCCCCGAGACCGCCCAGGGCATCTTCACCAACTTCGCCCAGGTGCAGACCACTTCGCGCCGCAAGCCGCCGTTCGGCATCGCGCAGATGGGCAAGTCCTTCCGCAACGAGATCACGCCCGGCAACTTCATCTTCCGGACCCGCGAGTTCGAGCAGATGGAGATGGAGTTCTTCGTCAAGCCGGGCGAGGACGAGAAGTGGCAGGAGTACTGGATGGAGCAGCGCTGGAACTGGTACACCGGCCTGGGCCTGCGCGAGGAGAACATGCGGTGGTACGACCACCCCAAGGAGAAGCTCTCCCACTATTCCAAGCGCACCGCTGACATCGAGTACCGCTTCCAGTTCGGCGGCAACGAGTGGGGCGAGCTGGAAGGCGTCGCCAACCGCACCGACTTCGACCTGAACGCCCACGCCAAGGCCTCCGGCCAGGACCTCTCCTTCTTCGACCAGGAGGCCCAGGAGCGCTGGACGCCGTACGTCATCGAGCCAGCCGCAGGTGTCGGCCGCGCGATGCTGGCGTTCCTGCTCGACGCGTATGTCGAGGACGAAGCGCCCAACGCCAAGGGCAAGTTGGAGAAGCGCACGGTGTTGCGCCTGGACCACCGGCTCGCCCCGGTGAAGGTCGCGGTGCTTCCGCTGTCCCGCAACCCCGAGCTGTCCCCGAAGGCCAAGGGCCTCGCGGCCGCGCTCCGGCAGAACTGGAACATCGAGTTCGACGACGCCGGTGCCATCGGCCGCCGTTACCGCCGCCAGGACGAGATCGGCACGCCGTACTGCGTGACGGTCGACTTCGACACCCTTGAGGACAACGCGGTGACGGTCCGCGAGCGCGACTCGATGAAGCAGGAGCGGGTGTCTCTCGACCAGATCGAGGGCTACCTGGCCGGGCGTCTCGTCGGCGCCTAG
- a CDS encoding metal ABC transporter substrate-binding protein, with the protein MNVRRRHISGIAIAAATTLGLGTLSACSTDTAAAANTDKFDVVASFYPLQYLAEQIGGDHVHVTSLTKPGQEPHDLEISARQTAALQESDAVLYLKNLQPAVDDAVSQSELKTKIDAASLTTLEKHGNEVGGHAASHDTSENEELAGLDPHIWLDPVRYAQVAEGVGKAFEKADPDNAADYKTNTAALVKKLDALDTEFKTGLADTRTKVFITTHAAFGYLAERYGLTEEAINGLDPESEPSAERVKDLEKMAKADGVTTVFYETLVSDKTAKTIAADANLKTDVLDPIEGITAKSRGKDYFSVQQANLKALQTALGSK; encoded by the coding sequence ATGAACGTACGACGACGCCACATATCCGGGATCGCGATAGCCGCGGCCACCACCCTCGGCCTCGGCACCCTCTCCGCCTGCTCCACCGACACGGCAGCCGCGGCCAACACGGACAAGTTCGACGTCGTCGCGTCGTTCTACCCGCTGCAGTACCTCGCCGAGCAGATCGGCGGGGACCACGTCCATGTGACCAGCCTGACCAAGCCCGGCCAGGAGCCGCACGACCTGGAGATCAGCGCACGGCAGACCGCCGCGCTCCAGGAGTCCGACGCGGTGCTCTACCTCAAGAACCTCCAGCCGGCCGTCGACGACGCGGTGAGCCAGTCCGAGCTCAAGACGAAGATCGACGCGGCCTCCCTGACCACGCTGGAGAAGCACGGCAACGAGGTCGGCGGCCACGCGGCCTCGCACGACACCTCGGAGAACGAGGAACTGGCCGGCCTCGACCCGCACATCTGGCTCGACCCGGTGCGCTACGCCCAGGTCGCCGAGGGCGTCGGCAAGGCCTTCGAGAAGGCGGACCCGGACAATGCGGCCGACTACAAGACCAACACCGCGGCCCTGGTCAAGAAGCTGGACGCGCTCGACACCGAGTTCAAGACCGGGCTGGCCGACACCAGGACCAAGGTGTTCATCACCACGCACGCCGCCTTCGGCTACCTCGCCGAGCGCTACGGCCTCACCGAGGAGGCCATCAACGGCCTCGACCCCGAGTCGGAGCCCAGTGCCGAGCGTGTGAAGGACCTTGAGAAGATGGCGAAGGCCGACGGCGTCACCACGGTGTTCTACGAGACGCTCGTCAGCGACAAGACCGCGAAGACCATCGCCGCCGACGCGAACCTCAAGACCGACGTCCTCGACCCCATCGAGGGCATCACCGCCAAGTCCCGCGGCAAGGACTACTTCTCGGTCCAGCAGGCCAACCTCAAGGCCCTGCAGACGGCCCTGGGAAGTAAATGA